A single genomic interval of Peribacillus sp. FSL H8-0477 harbors:
- a CDS encoding menaquinol-cytochrome c reductase cytochrome b/c subunit: protein MHRGKGMKFVGDSRISTDRKPNIPKDYSEYPGKTEAFWPNFLLKEWIVGAVFLVGFLCLTAAHPSPLERIADPTDTAYVPLPDWYFLFLYQLLKYTYASGPYNIVGAMIVPGLAFGALFLAPFLDRGPERKPTKRPLATGFMLLGIAAVFYLTWESAAHHDWEASKKQGAIVEGADIDKESEGYKSFEANTCISCHGAELTGGPAAPSLVDTGLTPEEVAEIAVKGKGTMPAGIFKGTDEELKVLAEFVSNAKTE from the coding sequence ATGCATCGTGGAAAAGGTATGAAATTCGTAGGGGACTCACGTATTTCTACGGATCGTAAGCCGAATATACCAAAAGATTATTCGGAATATCCTGGTAAAACGGAAGCGTTTTGGCCGAATTTCCTGTTGAAGGAATGGATAGTTGGAGCAGTTTTTCTTGTAGGTTTTCTATGCTTAACAGCCGCGCATCCGTCTCCATTGGAGCGTATTGCTGACCCGACTGATACTGCATATGTACCGCTTCCAGATTGGTATTTCTTATTCTTATACCAATTGTTAAAGTATACGTATGCATCAGGTCCTTATAATATCGTTGGAGCAATGATTGTTCCTGGTCTTGCGTTTGGTGCGTTGTTCTTAGCGCCATTTCTTGATAGAGGTCCTGAACGCAAACCGACTAAACGTCCGCTTGCGACAGGATTTATGCTTCTTGGGATTGCAGCAGTTTTCTATCTAACATGGGAATCCGCTGCCCATCATGACTGGGAAGCTTCTAAAAAGCAAGGGGCAATTGTTGAAGGCGCAGATATTGATAAGGAAAGTGAAGGCTACAAGTCTTTTGAAGCCAACACATGTATTTCTTGTCATGGTGCTGAGCTGACAGGCGGGCCCGCTGCACCATCACTTGTCGATACTGGTCTAACTCCTGAGGAAGTCGCTGAAATTGCCGTGAAAGGTAAAGGCACAATGCCAGCCGGCATTTTCAAAGGGACGGATGAAGAGCTTAAAGTACTTGCTGAATTTGTTTCTAATGCAAAAACAGAATAA
- the qcrB gene encoding menaquinol-cytochrome c reductase cytochrome b subunit: MINKIYDWVDERLDITPLWRDIADHEVPEHVNPAHHFSAFVYCFGGLTFFITVIQILSGMFLTMYYVPDIVNAWESVYYLQNEVAFGQIVRGMHHWGASLVIVMMFLHTLRVFFQGAYKKPRELNWMVGVLIFFIMLALGLTGYLLPWDMKALFATKVTLTIMESVPLIGPALKTLVAGDPTIVGAQTLTRFFAVHVFFLPAALLGLIAAHFLMIRKQGISGPL; encoded by the coding sequence GTGATAAACAAGATTTATGATTGGGTTGACGAACGTTTAGACATTACGCCATTGTGGCGAGATATTGCTGACCATGAGGTTCCGGAACATGTTAATCCAGCGCATCATTTTTCTGCATTCGTTTATTGTTTTGGCGGATTAACATTTTTCATCACGGTTATTCAAATTCTTTCTGGTATGTTCTTAACAATGTATTATGTACCAGATATTGTAAATGCATGGGAATCTGTGTACTATTTACAAAATGAAGTGGCATTTGGACAAATTGTCCGCGGAATGCATCACTGGGGTGCAAGTCTTGTAATCGTCATGATGTTTTTACATACTCTTCGGGTATTCTTCCAAGGTGCTTATAAAAAACCTCGTGAACTTAACTGGATGGTTGGAGTATTAATTTTCTTCATCATGCTTGCTTTAGGTTTAACAGGCTATTTATTACCATGGGACATGAAAGCATTGTTTGCAACGAAGGTGACGCTTACTATTATGGAATCAGTACCATTGATTGGACCAGCCCTTAAAACGCTGGTTGCCGGAGATCCAACGATTGTCGGAGCACAAACGTTAACACGCTTCTTTGCTGTTCACGTCTTCTTCTTACCGGCTGCATTGCTTGGATTAATCGCGGCTCACTTCTTAATGATTCGTAAACAAGGTATTTCTGGACCGTTGTAA
- a CDS encoding ubiquinol-cytochrome c reductase iron-sulfur subunit gives MSKQNVTRRQFLNYTLTGVGGFMAAGAIMPMVRFAIDPVLKAEASGDFVATKMKVSELSGEPVRVDYSFDQKDGWYETSQTNTAWVYKTDDGKIVALSPICKHLGCTVAWNTDKENPNQFFCPCHYGRYTKDGVNVKGTPPIAPLDMYATKEKDGILYLGQLIPQ, from the coding sequence ATGAGCAAACAAAATGTTACAAGACGTCAGTTCCTTAATTACACACTTACTGGTGTTGGTGGATTTATGGCAGCAGGTGCAATAATGCCGATGGTCAGATTTGCTATCGACCCTGTGTTAAAAGCAGAAGCTTCAGGAGATTTTGTGGCAACGAAGATGAAAGTTTCAGAATTATCGGGAGAACCTGTCCGTGTCGATTATTCATTCGACCAAAAGGATGGTTGGTACGAAACCTCGCAAACGAATACGGCTTGGGTTTACAAAACAGATGATGGGAAGATTGTTGCCTTATCGCCGATTTGTAAACATTTAGGCTGTACAGTTGCCTGGAATACGGATAAAGAGAATCCTAATCAATTTTTCTGTCCGTGTCATTATGGCAGGTACACTAAAGATGGTGTCAATGTAAAAGGTACACCGCCGATTGCACCACTGGATATGTATGCAACAAAGGAAAAAGACGGAATTCTATACTTAGGTCAGTTAATTCCACAATAA
- a CDS encoding DUF2487 family protein — MKWVPKDISMYKQAKEYVDSALLTAVPLSFSEEMEQSAVMNEFMIGLNYELEKQFKGRILIVPQLVYLKDSGNKLELIKPITAVLAKNGFKHIFLLSSDEDWSSEHELEAELFFVPLIDPETEVGEIRELAKEKAQEIGESFKEIWNNELKNRQNNTVIKF; from the coding sequence ATGAAATGGGTTCCAAAAGATATCAGCATGTACAAGCAGGCAAAGGAATATGTTGACAGTGCTCTGCTCACGGCTGTTCCACTTTCATTTAGTGAAGAGATGGAGCAATCGGCGGTAATGAATGAATTTATGATTGGATTAAACTATGAGCTTGAAAAGCAATTTAAAGGAAGAATCCTCATCGTTCCGCAGCTCGTGTACCTAAAGGATTCAGGAAATAAACTTGAGTTGATTAAACCAATAACAGCTGTTTTAGCGAAGAATGGATTCAAGCATATTTTCCTTCTTAGTTCTGATGAGGATTGGAGTTCAGAACATGAATTGGAAGCAGAGTTGTTTTTCGTTCCATTAATTGATCCTGAAACAGAAGTTGGAGAAATCAGAGAGCTGGCAAAGGAAAAAGCACAAGAAATTGGCGAATCCTTCAAGGAAATTTGGAATAATGAGCTAAAAAATAGGCAAAATAATACTGTCATAAAATTTTAA
- a CDS encoding ReoY family proteolytic degradation factor codes for MATPVSVNEKKDFIRWFLNHYQLKRRECVWILNYLMSHDQLMKKVHFVEHAQYCPRGLIMSTHCVEEAPFRFYKSNIMTTDAEKSFHDIRLNRDEDIYIQLNFKSAYSSYQYAAVLEDNPFRPKSSEANEKDKMLAEKFLENTMVSFQRERILQEIDAALDQHDEEAFHTLTGQLKSLTRI; via the coding sequence GTGGCTACCCCTGTATCTGTGAATGAAAAGAAAGATTTTATCCGCTGGTTTTTAAATCATTATCAATTGAAGCGCAGGGAATGTGTTTGGATTTTGAATTACCTCATGAGCCACGACCAGTTAATGAAAAAAGTACATTTTGTTGAGCATGCCCAGTATTGTCCACGTGGTTTAATTATGTCTACCCATTGTGTGGAGGAAGCACCTTTTCGATTCTACAAATCCAATATTATGACAACAGATGCTGAGAAATCCTTTCACGATATCCGCCTTAATCGAGATGAAGATATTTACATCCAGTTGAATTTTAAATCTGCATACTCTTCTTATCAATACGCAGCCGTACTTGAGGATAATCCGTTTCGGCCTAAAAGCTCGGAAGCGAATGAAAAAGATAAAATGCTGGCCGAAAAATTTCTTGAAAACACGATGGTTTCTTTCCAGCGTGAGCGAATCCTTCAAGAAATAGACGCGGCTTTAGATCAGCATGATGAAGAGGCCTTTCATACCTTAACAGGTCAACTGAAAAGTCTTACACGTATATAA
- a CDS encoding tetratricopeptide repeat protein, with the protein MNTVEKAIDLLRKGEFEQAKILINRIKASESAEDLLILAEEMFQLGFMEEAKDLFEHLIAMYPGEGELIVSLAEILVDMDQEDEAMLLLEKIDPKDEVYPSALLLEADLYQLQGMEEVSERKLLMAKDLLPDEVLIDFALGELYFQQGKDQKAIESYNLVLPHETEIGGVNINQRVAEALSSTGRFEEAMPYYETAIGEKLEINTLFEYALTAYQAGFFETAINKFIELKELDPEYHSLYLPLARSYEQLEELDKSLETAKDGIRADQFNKELYLFAGKISIKKGKAEEAETLFREALAIDPGYLEAALTLLKLLSQAEKHEDVLETIESIRSYGEDDPQFDWLSAVSQQNLEQYKEALNSYHTAYNSFNNNQDFLEDYGFFLIEEGDRHTSREIFSRLQKMDPANDEYALVLERLEETPEH; encoded by the coding sequence ATGAATACTGTAGAAAAAGCCATAGACCTTTTGAGAAAAGGTGAATTTGAACAAGCGAAAATCCTGATAAACCGGATTAAGGCCTCTGAGTCGGCGGAAGATCTATTGATTTTAGCTGAAGAAATGTTTCAATTGGGTTTTATGGAAGAAGCAAAGGACTTATTTGAGCATTTAATTGCAATGTACCCTGGTGAGGGAGAGTTGATTGTCTCTTTGGCAGAAATCCTTGTTGACATGGATCAAGAAGATGAAGCAATGCTTCTCTTAGAGAAAATTGATCCGAAGGATGAAGTTTATCCGAGTGCGTTGTTGTTGGAGGCTGATTTGTATCAGCTCCAAGGAATGGAAGAAGTAAGCGAAAGAAAATTATTAATGGCGAAAGATCTGCTTCCAGATGAAGTTTTGATTGATTTTGCGCTTGGTGAATTATACTTCCAACAAGGGAAGGACCAGAAAGCAATCGAAAGTTATAATTTGGTCCTTCCTCATGAAACAGAAATTGGCGGAGTTAATATTAATCAGAGAGTTGCAGAAGCATTAAGCAGTACGGGACGCTTTGAAGAAGCGATGCCTTATTACGAAACAGCTATAGGAGAAAAATTAGAAATTAATACTCTGTTTGAATATGCACTTACAGCTTATCAGGCAGGTTTCTTTGAAACAGCCATTAATAAGTTCATTGAGCTAAAAGAACTTGACCCTGAATATCATTCCCTCTATCTGCCGCTGGCAAGATCGTACGAGCAACTTGAAGAGCTGGACAAGTCTCTTGAAACAGCTAAAGATGGAATTCGTGCCGATCAATTTAATAAAGAACTTTATTTATTCGCAGGAAAAATTTCAATTAAAAAAGGAAAAGCAGAAGAAGCGGAAACACTGTTTCGAGAAGCACTCGCCATTGATCCAGGTTATCTAGAGGCTGCGTTAACTTTATTGAAACTGCTAAGTCAAGCTGAAAAACACGAAGATGTCCTTGAAACCATTGAAAGCATACGATCATACGGAGAAGATGATCCGCAATTTGATTGGTTGTCTGCGGTCAGTCAGCAAAATTTAGAGCAATATAAAGAGGCATTAAACAGCTACCATACAGCATATAATTCTTTTAATAACAACCAAGATTTTCTTGAAGATTATGGTTTCTTTTTAATTGAAGAAGGAGACAGGCATACCTCTAGAGAAATATTTAGTAGGCTGCAAAAAATGGATCCAGCCAATGATGAATATGCCTTAGTTCTGGAGCGTCTAGAAGAAACACCGGAACACTAG
- the aroA gene encoding 3-phosphoshikimate 1-carboxyvinyltransferase, with the protein MNTRVLKTNVASIRGMVSVPGDKSISHRSIMFGSIAEGTTKVENFLPGADCLSTIACFKNLGVSIEQKGTSVYIEGQGLDGLKEPEGVLDVGNSGTTIRLMMGILSGRPFHTVLMGDESIAKRPMTRVVNPLREMGARIEGRHNGELTPLSVTGSTMQGIRYELPVASAQVKSAILLAGLQAEGRTVVVEPERTRDHTERMIVEFGGTVLREGNEISVEGNQHFKGTSIYVPGDISSAAFFMVAAAITENSEVVLKNVGLNPTRTGIIDVMKNMGADIQVEMTHHDGEPYGDITVRSSRLKATVIEGDLIPRLIDELPVIALLAVKADGTTIIKDASELKVKETNRIDTVADELSSIGADITPTDDGLIIKGGSSLSGGQVSSHGDHRIGMMLAVAGLLAKDELILEDPEAIQVSYPTFFEDLHTLIQ; encoded by the coding sequence ATGAATACTCGTGTGTTAAAGACGAATGTTGCATCTATACGTGGAATGGTTTCTGTACCTGGAGATAAATCCATTTCACATCGGTCGATTATGTTTGGGTCGATTGCTGAAGGAACCACTAAGGTCGAAAATTTTCTGCCCGGTGCAGATTGTTTGAGCACAATTGCGTGTTTTAAGAATCTTGGTGTCAGCATTGAACAAAAAGGAACAAGTGTATACATTGAAGGTCAAGGTCTAGATGGGCTTAAAGAACCGGAAGGCGTACTGGATGTTGGAAATTCAGGTACCACCATTCGTTTAATGATGGGGATTCTTTCTGGACGTCCATTTCATACAGTATTAATGGGCGATGAGTCAATTGCTAAACGACCGATGACGAGAGTAGTTAATCCGCTGAGAGAAATGGGGGCAAGGATTGAGGGCCGCCATAACGGAGAACTAACCCCGCTTTCTGTGACTGGAAGTACTATGCAGGGAATCCGTTATGAACTGCCTGTCGCTAGTGCTCAGGTCAAATCAGCTATTCTGTTAGCAGGACTGCAAGCTGAAGGAAGAACAGTCGTAGTCGAACCTGAAAGAACAAGGGATCATACCGAGAGGATGATTGTGGAATTTGGCGGTACAGTTTTAAGAGAAGGAAATGAAATCAGCGTCGAAGGAAATCAGCACTTTAAAGGAACATCGATCTATGTTCCAGGTGATATCTCTTCAGCTGCCTTCTTTATGGTGGCTGCGGCTATAACTGAAAATAGTGAAGTCGTCTTAAAAAATGTCGGCTTAAATCCGACACGAACCGGTATTATTGATGTTATGAAAAACATGGGTGCGGACATTCAGGTTGAAATGACTCATCATGATGGCGAACCATATGGAGATATTACCGTCAGGTCATCAAGACTAAAAGCGACCGTTATTGAAGGCGACCTAATACCACGATTGATTGATGAACTCCCTGTGATTGCCTTGTTGGCCGTCAAAGCAGATGGAACTACAATCATTAAGGACGCTTCTGAACTTAAAGTAAAAGAAACAAATCGGATAGATACGGTAGCAGATGAATTGTCGAGTATTGGTGCGGATATTACCCCTACAGATGATGGTTTGATTATTAAAGGTGGAAGTTCTCTTTCTGGCGGTCAGGTATCTAGTCATGGAGACCATCGTATAGGAATGATGCTTGCCGTAGCTGGATTGCTTGCTAAAGACGAATTGATTTTAGAAGACCCGGAAGCGATTCAGGTGTCCTATCCAACATTTTTTGAAGATTTACATACATTAATTCAGTAA
- a CDS encoding prephenate dehydrogenase, with product MGRNVFVIGLGLIGGSLAMAIKDKHRTAVITGFDTDENNVNLAKLLGIIDDSVDSIEEGVKAADLILLAIPVVETEKILKRLADMPLKQDVIITDAGSTKGTIHLAAKSLIDKGITFIGGHPMAGSHKSGAGAAKLHLFENAFYLLVPPENIQDDQLVLLKEWLSGTKANFLTVNPNTHDLLTGVVSHFPHIIAAGLVKQAENYSRDNPLITRLAAGGFRDITRIASSNPVMWHDILINNKDVLLKLMNEWQVEMEAIKHHIKSENSDEILRFFSEAKDFRDELPSGGKGAIPAFYDLYIDIPDYPGIVSEITGYLAKESISLTNIRILETREEIYGVLIVSFQTETDRQKAADCIAKYTSYETILA from the coding sequence ATGGGCAGAAATGTATTCGTAATTGGCCTTGGTTTAATCGGCGGATCCCTAGCCATGGCCATCAAAGATAAACATCGAACCGCTGTCATTACCGGCTTCGATACAGATGAAAATAATGTGAACTTGGCAAAATTGCTTGGGATTATTGATGACTCGGTTGATTCGATTGAAGAGGGAGTCAAAGCTGCTGATTTGATTCTCTTGGCAATCCCAGTTGTCGAAACGGAGAAAATCCTTAAGCGTTTGGCTGACATGCCGCTAAAACAAGATGTTATTATCACGGATGCGGGCAGTACGAAAGGGACCATCCATCTTGCTGCAAAAAGTCTGATCGATAAAGGGATTACCTTTATCGGAGGTCATCCTATGGCTGGATCTCATAAAAGCGGAGCAGGAGCGGCAAAACTTCATTTATTCGAGAATGCCTTTTATTTATTAGTACCGCCTGAAAACATACAAGATGATCAATTAGTGTTATTAAAAGAGTGGCTGAGTGGAACGAAGGCGAATTTTTTAACAGTTAATCCAAATACACATGATTTGCTTACAGGTGTGGTCAGCCACTTTCCACACATTATTGCAGCCGGCCTTGTTAAACAGGCCGAGAATTACAGCCGTGATAATCCTTTGATCACGAGGCTGGCTGCAGGCGGGTTTAGAGATATTACGCGTATCGCGTCAAGTAATCCCGTTATGTGGCATGATATATTAATCAATAATAAAGATGTGCTGCTTAAATTGATGAATGAATGGCAGGTTGAAATGGAAGCCATTAAACATCATATTAAGAGCGAGAACAGCGATGAAATCCTTCGCTTTTTTTCAGAAGCTAAAGATTTCCGTGATGAACTTCCATCGGGCGGAAAAGGAGCCATTCCGGCTTTTTATGACTTATATATTGATATCCCAGATTATCCAGGTATCGTTTCTGAAATTACGGGATATTTGGCGAAAGAGTCGATTAGTTTAACAAATATTCGTATACTTGAAACTAGAGAAGAAATCTATGGTGTCTTGATCGTCAGTTTTCAAACAGAAACTGACCGTCAAAAAGCCGCAGATTGCATAGCGAAGTATACAAGTTACGAAACTATATTAGCGTAG
- the hisC gene encoding histidinol-phosphate transaminase: MKWNKAVLSLTPYQPGKSIEAVKRQYGLEKITKLASNENPFGCSAEVKKAISAYADSFAIYPDGYATLLREAVAEHVGVNGKQLIFGNGSDENIQIISRSLLDSSKNTVMATPSFSQYRHNAILEGAEVREIPLIEGAHNLDGMLAAIDEHTAVVWVCTPNNPTGVYIDEASLRQFLNQVPEDVLVVLDEAYSEYVVAEDYPKTEKWIETYKNIIVLRTFSKAYGLASLRVGYGIADEDIIQKLDPAREPFNANTIGQMAAKIALQDQAFIERCRDENRQGLEQYYAFCQEENLSYYPSQANFILIDFEIDSDEIFQYLLEHGYITRSGKGLGFPTSLRITVGSKEQNAEIIAVIKEFLALQKNLEK; this comes from the coding sequence TTGAAATGGAATAAAGCGGTGTTATCTTTAACACCCTATCAACCTGGTAAATCAATTGAAGCAGTGAAAAGGCAATATGGTTTAGAAAAAATAACGAAGCTTGCATCGAATGAAAACCCATTCGGATGTTCAGCGGAAGTAAAAAAAGCGATTTCTGCTTATGCAGATTCGTTTGCTATCTATCCAGACGGCTATGCTACTTTACTCAGAGAAGCAGTTGCTGAACATGTCGGAGTAAATGGAAAACAATTAATTTTTGGTAATGGTTCCGATGAGAATATCCAAATTATTTCTCGCAGTCTTTTAGATTCTTCAAAGAATACAGTTATGGCTACTCCTTCTTTTTCTCAATACCGTCATAATGCGATCCTTGAAGGTGCGGAGGTAAGAGAAATTCCGTTAATTGAAGGGGCACATAATCTTGATGGAATGCTTGCCGCGATTGATGAACATACAGCTGTTGTTTGGGTATGTACGCCAAATAATCCAACGGGTGTTTACATCGATGAGGCATCACTTCGTCAATTTCTTAATCAAGTACCTGAAGACGTACTTGTGGTGTTGGATGAAGCCTATAGTGAGTATGTAGTCGCAGAGGACTATCCGAAAACAGAGAAATGGATTGAAACCTATAAAAACATTATTGTTTTGCGGACTTTTTCGAAGGCATATGGTCTTGCTAGTCTTCGAGTTGGTTATGGAATAGCAGATGAAGACATTATTCAAAAACTAGATCCTGCGCGCGAACCGTTTAATGCTAATACAATTGGTCAAATGGCAGCCAAAATTGCACTTCAGGATCAGGCATTTATTGAGCGCTGCCGAGATGAAAACCGTCAAGGACTCGAGCAATATTATGCGTTCTGTCAAGAAGAGAATCTATCTTATTATCCATCACAGGCTAATTTTATTTTAATTGATTTTGAAATTGATTCAGATGAGATTTTTCAATATTTACTTGAACATGGATATATTACACGTTCTGGAAAAGGCCTCGGTTTTCCGACCAGCCTGCGTATAACAGTAGGTTCCAAGGAACAGAATGCGGAAATCATTGCCGTTATTAAGGAGTTTTTAGCTCTTCAAAAAAACCTAGAAAAATAA
- the aroH gene encoding chorismate mutase produces MIRGVRGATTVQVDTDIEIMTAVERLLREMIELNSIEAEKVASIFISMTEDLRSAFPAKALRKIDGWTYVPVVCMQEIPIVNSLPLCIRIMLHLNTDKEQTQIQHVYQEGATVLRPDLFTESQ; encoded by the coding sequence ATGATAAGAGGCGTAAGAGGAGCGACGACGGTACAAGTTGATACAGATATAGAGATCATGACAGCTGTTGAACGATTATTAAGGGAAATGATTGAACTGAATTCGATTGAGGCTGAAAAAGTTGCGTCAATATTTATTTCGATGACGGAGGATTTGCGGTCTGCTTTTCCAGCAAAAGCGCTCCGAAAAATTGATGGATGGACATATGTCCCTGTTGTTTGTATGCAAGAAATCCCAATCGTAAATTCGCTGCCTTTATGTATTCGGATTATGCTTCATTTAAATACGGATAAAGAGCAGACTCAGATTCAACATGTTTATCAAGAAGGTGCGACAGTGCTTCGTCCAGACCTTTTCACAGAAAGTCAATAA
- the aroB gene encoding 3-dehydroquinate synthase — protein MEIIDINTSKSYPVYVGQGAIEALPEFIGRYRHISRILLITDEKVAGIHLHRVKELVEKTGKPVEVCIVPEGEHAKTFEVFYQCQSFALAHNLNRKSLVLALGGGAVGDLAGFVASTFMRGIPFIQLPTTLLAHDSAVGGKVAINHPEGKNMIGVFYQPEAVFYDLDFLKTLPEKELRSGFAEVIKHALIDDSDFYHWLITNITNLNSITNEQFLTIVKRGIEVKAAIVAADEREEGVRAYLNFGHTLGHSIEAAMGYGNFTHGESVLIGTIFALNLSLKKQDFPFNLDEFIQWVQSLGYQTTIPETLQKQTLLSNMKKDKKTISEQITFVLLAKLGNPYLTEVDDRTVMEELKRQ, from the coding sequence ATGGAAATAATCGATATTAACACATCGAAAAGCTACCCTGTCTATGTGGGACAAGGCGCAATTGAAGCACTGCCGGAATTTATTGGGCGCTATCGTCATATAAGCCGTATTTTACTTATTACAGATGAAAAGGTTGCAGGCATTCATTTACATAGAGTAAAAGAACTGGTAGAGAAAACTGGCAAGCCTGTTGAAGTATGTATCGTACCTGAAGGTGAGCATGCAAAGACATTTGAAGTGTTTTATCAATGTCAAAGCTTTGCTTTAGCTCATAATCTTAATAGAAAGTCATTGGTTCTTGCCTTAGGAGGCGGAGCTGTTGGCGATTTAGCAGGATTTGTGGCTTCAACTTTTATGAGAGGTATTCCATTTATTCAACTACCTACTACTTTACTTGCACATGATAGTGCTGTTGGCGGAAAAGTGGCCATTAATCATCCGGAAGGGAAGAACATGATTGGTGTATTCTATCAGCCTGAGGCCGTGTTCTATGACTTAGATTTCCTTAAAACCCTTCCGGAAAAAGAGTTACGTTCAGGTTTTGCTGAAGTAATCAAGCATGCTTTAATTGATGATTCAGATTTTTATCACTGGTTAATTACCAACATCACGAATTTAAATTCAATAACAAATGAACAGTTTCTAACCATCGTCAAAAGAGGAATAGAAGTTAAGGCTGCAATTGTGGCAGCAGATGAAAGAGAAGAGGGTGTACGAGCTTATTTGAATTTTGGCCACACATTAGGACATTCCATTGAAGCAGCTATGGGTTACGGAAACTTTACTCATGGCGAATCCGTATTAATCGGGACTATTTTTGCTTTGAATTTAAGTTTGAAAAAACAAGACTTTCCGTTTAATCTAGACGAATTTATTCAATGGGTGCAATCACTCGGCTACCAAACCACTATTCCTGAAACACTGCAAAAGCAAACACTACTCAGCAATATGAAAAAAGATAAGAAGACAATTAGCGAACAAATTACTTTTGTACTTCTCGCTAAACTTGGAAATCCTTATTTAACTGAAGTGGATGATCGAACAGTAATGGAAGAGCTAAAGAGGCAGTAG
- the aroC gene encoding chorismate synthase — translation MRYLTAGESHGPQLTTIIEGLPAGMPITADDINEQLARRQKGHGRGRRMQIEKDQVFIGSGIRHGLTLGSPVTFVVENNDWKHWTKIMGSEPISEEEEEDIKRKITRPRPGHADLNGGIKYGHRDLRNVLERSSARETTVRVAAGAAAKKLLSLLGIEIASHVLEIGGVKANPAPYTSIKELQEVTEASSVRCFDPSVEQEMKDAIDLAKKNGDSIGGIVEVVVEGMPAGVGSYVHYDRKLDAKLAAAIVSINAFKGVEIGIGFEAAHRFGSEVHDEIAYNEESGYYRKTNRLGGFEGGMTSGMPIIVRGVMKPIPTLYKPLKSVDIDSKEVFTASVERSDSCAVPAAAVVAEAAVAWELATAIVEQFPSDRFDQLAAYLESYRKETREF, via the coding sequence ATGAGATATTTAACAGCAGGTGAATCACATGGTCCGCAGTTGACGACCATAATTGAGGGTCTTCCAGCAGGGATGCCGATTACAGCAGATGATATTAACGAACAATTAGCAAGGCGCCAAAAAGGGCATGGCCGAGGCAGACGGATGCAGATTGAAAAAGATCAGGTATTCATTGGGTCTGGTATAAGGCATGGCTTAACACTTGGTTCTCCAGTAACATTCGTTGTCGAGAATAACGATTGGAAACATTGGACAAAAATTATGGGCAGTGAACCCATATCTGAAGAAGAAGAGGAAGATATTAAACGCAAAATTACCAGACCGCGTCCGGGTCATGCAGATCTAAACGGCGGAATCAAATATGGTCACCGTGATCTTCGAAATGTACTTGAGCGTTCTTCTGCTCGTGAGACAACAGTTCGGGTAGCAGCAGGAGCTGCAGCAAAGAAACTTTTATCCTTATTAGGAATTGAGATTGCTTCACATGTTCTTGAAATTGGCGGAGTAAAAGCCAATCCAGCTCCTTACACCTCTATTAAGGAATTACAAGAGGTAACAGAAGCCTCATCAGTAAGATGCTTTGATCCTTCTGTAGAACAAGAAATGAAGGATGCAATCGATCTTGCTAAGAAAAATGGCGATTCAATAGGCGGAATTGTCGAGGTGGTTGTTGAAGGAATGCCGGCAGGAGTGGGAAGTTACGTCCATTATGACCGGAAACTTGACGCGAAGCTTGCCGCAGCCATTGTCAGCATTAATGCGTTTAAGGGTGTTGAGATAGGAATTGGATTTGAAGCTGCTCATCGTTTTGGCAGTGAAGTTCATGATGAAATTGCCTATAACGAGGAGTCTGGTTATTACCGGAAAACAAACCGTCTTGGCGGATTTGAAGGCGGAATGACGAGTGGAATGCCAATTATTGTACGTGGAGTAATGAAGCCTATCCCTACTTTATATAAACCGCTGAAAAGTGTGGATATTGATTCTAAGGAAGTGTTTACAGCAAGCGTTGAACGATCTGACAGCTGTGCCGTTCCTGCAGCAGCTGTAGTAGCAGAAGCCGCTGTAGCATGGGAGTTAGCAACAGCGATTGTGGAACAATTCCCATCCGACCGTTTTGATCAACTTGCAGCTTATCTTGAATCCTACAGGAAAGAAACAAGGGAGTTTTAA